In one window of Canis lupus baileyi chromosome 10, mCanLup2.hap1, whole genome shotgun sequence DNA:
- the HNRNPAB gene encoding heterogeneous nuclear ribonucleoprotein A/B isoform X2 codes for MSEAGEEQPMETTGATENGHEAAPEGESPAGSGTGAATGAGGGSAAPPAGNQNGAEGDQINASKNEEDAGKMFVGGLSWDTSKKDLKDYFTKFGEVVDCTIKMDPNTGRSRGFGFILFKDAASVEKVLDQKEHRLDGRVIDPKKAMAMKKDPVKKIFVGGLNPEATEEKIREYFGEFGEIEAIELPMDPKSNKRRGFVFITFKEEEPVKKVLEKKFHTISGSKCEIKVAQPKEVYQQQQYGSGGRGNRNRGNRGSGGGGGSGGQGSTNYGKSQRRGGHQNNYKPY; via the exons ATGTCGGAAGCGGGTGAGGAGCAGCCCATGGAGACGACGGGCGCCACCGAGAACGGACACGAGGCCGCCCCCGAAGGCGAGTCGCCGGCGGGGTCCGGCACCGGGGCCGCGACGGGCGCCGGAGGCGGGAGCGCGGCGCCCCCGGCCGGCAACCAGAACGGCGCCGAGGGCGACCAGATCAATGCCAGCAAGAACGAGGAGGACGCGGG AAAAATGTTCGTTGGAGGCCTGAGCTGGGATACCAGCAAAAAGGACCTAAAGGATTATTTTACCAAATTTGGAGAGGTCGTTGACTGTACCATAAAAATGGATCCAAACACTGGCCGGTCAAGAGGGTTTGGGTTTATCCTCTTCAAAGATGCAGCCAGTGTGGAGAAG GTTCTAGACCAGAAGGAACACAGGCTGGATGGCCGTGTCATTGACCCCAAAAAGGCCATGGCCATGAAAAAGGATCCGGTAAAGAAAATTTTTGTAGGGGGTCTGAATCCTGAAGCCACTGAGGAGAAGATCAGAGAATACTTTGGCGAGTTTGGGGAG ATTGAGGCCATTGAGCTTCCAATGGATCCAAAGTCGAACAAAAGACGAGGTTTTGTCTTCATcacctttaaagaagaagaacCTGTGAAGAAGGTTCTGGAGAAAAAGTTCCATACCATCAGTGGAAGTAAG TGTGAAATCAAGGTGGCCCAACCCAAAGAGGTCTATCAGCAGCAGCAGTATGGCTCTGGGGGCCGTGGGAACCGCAACCGAGGGAACCGGGGCAGCGGCGGTGGTGGCGGAAGTGGAG GTCAGGGTAGTACAAATTACGGGAAGAGCCAGCGACGCGGCGGCCACCAGAATAACTACAAGCCATACTGA
- the HNRNPAB gene encoding heterogeneous nuclear ribonucleoprotein A/B isoform X1, translating to MSEAGEEQPMETTGATENGHEAAPEGESPAGSGTGAATGAGGGSAAPPAGNQNGAEGDQINASKNEEDAGKMFVGGLSWDTSKKDLKDYFTKFGEVVDCTIKMDPNTGRSRGFGFILFKDAASVEKVLDQKEHRLDGRVIDPKKAMAMKKDPVKKIFVGGLNPEATEEKIREYFGEFGEIEAIELPMDPKSNKRRGFVFITFKEEEPVKKVLEKKFHTISGSKCEIKVAQPKEVYQQQQYGSGGRGNRNRGNRGSGGGGGSGGQSQSWNQGYGNYWNQGYGYQQGYGPGYGGYDYSPYGYYGYGPGYDYSQGSTNYGKSQRRGGHQNNYKPY from the exons ATGTCGGAAGCGGGTGAGGAGCAGCCCATGGAGACGACGGGCGCCACCGAGAACGGACACGAGGCCGCCCCCGAAGGCGAGTCGCCGGCGGGGTCCGGCACCGGGGCCGCGACGGGCGCCGGAGGCGGGAGCGCGGCGCCCCCGGCCGGCAACCAGAACGGCGCCGAGGGCGACCAGATCAATGCCAGCAAGAACGAGGAGGACGCGGG AAAAATGTTCGTTGGAGGCCTGAGCTGGGATACCAGCAAAAAGGACCTAAAGGATTATTTTACCAAATTTGGAGAGGTCGTTGACTGTACCATAAAAATGGATCCAAACACTGGCCGGTCAAGAGGGTTTGGGTTTATCCTCTTCAAAGATGCAGCCAGTGTGGAGAAG GTTCTAGACCAGAAGGAACACAGGCTGGATGGCCGTGTCATTGACCCCAAAAAGGCCATGGCCATGAAAAAGGATCCGGTAAAGAAAATTTTTGTAGGGGGTCTGAATCCTGAAGCCACTGAGGAGAAGATCAGAGAATACTTTGGCGAGTTTGGGGAG ATTGAGGCCATTGAGCTTCCAATGGATCCAAAGTCGAACAAAAGACGAGGTTTTGTCTTCATcacctttaaagaagaagaacCTGTGAAGAAGGTTCTGGAGAAAAAGTTCCATACCATCAGTGGAAGTAAG TGTGAAATCAAGGTGGCCCAACCCAAAGAGGTCTATCAGCAGCAGCAGTATGGCTCTGGGGGCCGTGGGAACCGCAACCGAGGGAACCGGGGCAGCGGCGGTGGTGGCGGAAGTGGAG GTCAGAGTCAGAGTTGGAATCAGGGCTACGGCAACTACTGGAACCAGGGCTACGGCTACCAGCAGGGCTACGGGCCCGGCTATGGCGGCTACGACTACTCGCCCTATGGCTATTACGGCTACGGCCCCGGCTACGACTACA GTCAGGGTAGTACAAATTACGGGAAGAGCCAGCGACGCGGCGGCCACCAGAATAACTACAAGCCATACTGA